The window aaaactgcTTGCTGAGCCCTGTTCTTCTCTCTAACACAAAAACATTCTTGTAAGGGACTACTCAAATATACAGTGTGACCTTGGGTTAACGGTTCCAAGCCTTGACGTCTCCTATTTGTTGTAGCACCGGGCCGCCGAAGAAGCGGTCCTCCTTCGCCGCCCGCCACCTCAAAGTCCCGTGGGGCGGAGCCTCTTTCACCGCCGATGACGACAAAGTCCGGCGAAGCGGAGCCTCCTTCGCTCGGACGCGTGACTAAGAGGCAGCGGTGGCAAGGACGGGCAGCTCCCGTGGCGTCGCCCGACCCCGTTGCCGACGGCCGCAGCAGCTCTTTCGGGAGCGACGGCTGGAACGGGGCTTCCGTCCCCCGTCCCCCGACGATGCGGccggccgccgccgtcgtcgtcaccGACGAGCCGTCCGTCACGCGGACCTACCTGCAAAGCTTGGATCGCAGCAGTCGCAACTGGGTGCTGTCTTCCGGAAAGTCAGAGGCTTTAGACGAAGGCCGGGGTTCGCGTCCGGaaagcggtggcggcggcgatgacgacgacgacataTGGTACAACCCTATCCCCGAGGAGGGAGAGGCGTCCGCTCAGATGGGGAGGAGCCCGGGTCCGGCGGAGAACGTGATGCGAGCGGTCGGGAAAGACGACGCACCTTCGGGCGTAGATGACTCGGGTAAGAAGAAGCCGCTTCCCGTTGTTTCTCCCGCCGCTCCTTGCCACTCGGTTCTTTCTAAAGATTGTCCGGCCCACGtctcccccccccaccccccctgccccccccaccccccctgctcccccccccccccccccccccggcagAGTCCCAGACGGCCGTCCCAAAGAGAAGCGGCGTGATGGACAGGCTGAGGTCTCCCGGCACAGTGAGGAGGCTGTCTCTGAAGATGAGGAAACTTCCGGAACTCGGACGCAAACTGAGCCTGCGCTCGTCCCGCGCCGAACGAGGTGGCCAAGCAGCGGGGGGCGCGGCCAAAAGCGCTTCGGAGCACAACGTTCTGAGTCGTTATCACCTGGATACCTCCGCCCCGCCCACCTCGCCTCGGGGACGCTCCGCCAGCAAAGGAGGTGAGAAAACCAAAAGCCGTCACCCCGGGGAGGCCGGCCCGCTTTGGTGACGGGTGGATGGTTACGTAGACGGCCTAGCGCTGGCTCCTCAGGTCACCTCAGCGACGGAGACTCACCGGAAGTGGGCGATTCGGGTTCGTTCCCGCTCTACAGGGCCTCGGAAACCTCGCGGCTTTGCCGACGTACGACGGGTTTATTGACCGTTCACCTTGTGGGCCTGGACCACATCGGGACCACCAAGGAGTGAGTCCCAAAGGAAGAGCCCGGGCGTATTCTGGCTCTCCGGCTCTCCGGCTAGTCCTCGCCTCTTCCTTCCCAGGTCAGACGGCGGCAGGGATATTTTTTTGGCCATCCAGATCGACGGAACGACCCGAGCCAGAACGTCAACCCTGAACTTCCGAGGCCAGGGCATTCCTTTGAACCACACCTTCCGCCTGGAGCTGGAGCGGGCACGGCTGCTCCGGGTGGTGGTGCTGATGCCAGGTGGGCCCGCTTTTGCCCGCCTTTGCCCGCCTTTGCCCGCTCTCGCCCGTGCCCTCGGGGTTCTCGTGACACACTCCTCTGACCCAGCAGCCGGCTCGGAGTCGGACCGGCCGAAGAACAGGATTTGCTGCCTGGGTGGAGTGGCTATCCCGTCGCTCTTCGAAGGTAGGCGCGGCACGCCGACTCCTCAAATCCAGGCTAAGTATTGGTAAGCCGACGTGTACAGGGTCGCGCTGTCAGCGGTTGTGCGTGCAGTTGGAACCCAAAGGTCTCCTTTACATCAAACTGTCGCTGCGGGAACATCGGGATGCGCAGGTATGTACATGTGGCCGGGAAAGTTCACACGGGCCCGCGCTCTTTGCGCGTCCACTTGAGTCGTACGAGACGGCACCCGTGTCTGATTTGTTTTCAGtgtggcgacggcggcggcggcggaggcgacCCCGCCGCTCCTTCCAAGGTCTTTGGGGTTGAACTGCGTCACCTGATGGAGGAAGAAGGAACCACCGTCCCCCTGCTTATCCAGAAGACGGTGGCAGACATCGAGCGGCGAGGACTGAAGGTAGCGGCGCTGCGCTGGCCTGGGAGGCGGGACCCCTCGCCCCATCCCGCCTTGAAAGTCTATCCCGTCCCGGTCTAGGCCGTGGGTCTGTACAGACTGTGCGGTTCCGCCGCAGTCAAGAAAGAGCTCAGGGATCGCTTTGAAGCGGACAGCTCGGCCGTCCGCCTCGGAGAGGATCTTTACCCCGACGTAAACGTCATCACGGGTGAGTCAAACGGCGCCCATCCAACTCAGGCCGGAGAAGGGAATTTGGCGACCGGCCCGTTGCCGTCTCCTGGCTGCAAAATGGGGCTTTTTGCTTGGCTGAGCCAGAGTCAAATCTCTTTCCAAAAGTTGACCTGAAAGGCAGCATTTTCACCGCTCAGGAATACTCAAAGACTACCTGCGGGAGCTTCCGTCTTCGCTCATCACGGCCACTCTGTACCAGGCCGTGGAGGAAGCCGCCAGCCGACCACCCCAGCCCCAACTCCGgctcgccgccgccgacgacaCCGTGGCGCTGCTGACCTGTCTGCCGGCACCGGAGAGGGTGAGCCCACGCCTTCGGGAGGAGGGAGCCGCCCGGCGCCTCATTCTACACTCTGTTTCATTTACCAAGCGctcaaaaagaaaaggaaaaggatAACGGTTCACGAAAAGTGCAAAGGTACCACCCCTCGCTTCCACATATGAGCAGGAGAAAGAAAAGGAAGGAGTGGGAAAGACGCTAAAACGGGTGGGGCAAAGCGGTCCTCCGGGGCCACTGCGGGTGGGTGCGGCTTTTCGTTCCAAGCCATCCAAGCACTGACAAAGCTGACAAAGTTGAGGTGACGGGGCTTGCGCTGCCACCCGAGCACCCGAGggcaattcactgattgcacttgtacgACACCATTTTAGTTttgtggaaagctttcctctttggGCCCACTGCCGGCCTTTCTAGAatagtttacccacccctggcCCAAAAGCACACTTAAGTGGACGGGCGGTAGAGAAACGGGCGAGAGCAGAGTCTGTCCGACGCCACGCCGCGGCCCAAAATAGAGAGAGCCATGGGTTTGCTCCGATGTGCCAGGCCCAATCATTTGACAATGTCCCCCGTTCCTTCTGATCGCGATTCTTCTGCTTTTGCAGGCCACTTTGACCTTCCTGCTGGAACACCTGAGTCTGGTGGCCCACTTCAGCTCTTGCAACAGGATGACGCACCAAAACCTGGCCGTCTGCTTCGGCCCGGTGCTCCTCAAGCAGAGCCGGGGCCGA is drawn from Stigmatopora nigra isolate UIUO_SnigA chromosome 18, RoL_Snig_1.1, whole genome shotgun sequence and contains these coding sequences:
- the syde1 gene encoding rho GTPase-activating protein SYDE1 isoform X6, whose translation is MGRSPGPAENVMRAVGKDDAPSGVDDSESQTAVPKRSGVMDRLRSPGTVRRLSLKMRKLPELGRKLSLRSSRAERGGQAAGGAAKSASEHNVLSRYHLDTSAPPTSPRGRSASKGGHLSDGDSPEVGDSGSFPLYRASETSRLCRRTTGLLTVHLVGLDHIGTTKESDGGRDIFLAIQIDGTTRARTSTLNFRGQGIPLNHTFRLELERARLLRVVVLMPGGPAFARLCPPLPALARALGVLVTHSSDPAAGSESDRPKNRICCLGGVAIPSLFEGSRCQRLCVQLEPKGLLYIKLSLREHRDAQCGDGGGGGGDPAAPSKVFGVELRHLMEEEGTTVPLLIQKTVADIERRGLKAVGLYRLCGSAAVKKELRDRFEADSSAVRLGEDLYPDVNVITGILKDYLRELPSSLITATLYQAVEEAASRPPQPQLRLAAADDTVALLTCLPAPERATLTFLLEHLSLVAHFSSCNRMTHQNLAVCFGPVLLKQSRGRGGPTGERWPGAVDFKRHVEALHYLLRSWPVPWERIPPVHGVADGRTQNGSWRLPEGEAAPVVVAAAAVPRRGRDGVGLPDSPPPVNRYAGDWSVCGRNLPSGREADYDEVAGSEDEEKEEGWLEGGSGGALHAEDAVDLDTVDLDAPFNCRLSLKDFDNLIGDLDRELAKHINICT
- the syde1 gene encoding rho GTPase-activating protein SYDE1 isoform X3, with translation MAQPLLKRTFSRLRGKERSHGKTEAPGRRRSGPPSPPATSKSRGAEPLSPPMTTKSGEAEPPSLGRVTKRQRWQGRAAPVASPDPVADGRSSSFGSDGWNGASVPRPPTMRPAAAVVVTDEPSVTRTYLQSLDRSSRNWVLSSGKSEALDEGRGSRPESGGGGDDDDDIWYNPIPEEGEASAQMGRSPGPAENVMRAVGKDDAPSGVDDSESQTAVPKRSGVMDRLRSPGTVRRLSLKMRKLPELGRKLSLRSSRAERGGQAAGGAAKSASEHNVLSRYHLDTSAPPTSPRGRSASKGGHLSDGDSPEVGDSGSFPLYRASETSRLCRRTTGLLTVHLVGLDHIGTTKESDGGRDIFLAIQIDGTTRARTSTLNFRGQGIPLNHTFRLELERARLLRVVVLMPAGSESDRPKNRICCLGGVAIPSLFEGSRCQRLCVQLEPKGLLYIKLSLREHRDAQCGDGGGGGGDPAAPSKVFGVELRHLMEEEGTTVPLLIQKTVADIERRGLKAVGLYRLCGSAAVKKELRDRFEADSSAVRLGEDLYPDVNVITGILKDYLRELPSSLITATLYQAVEEAASRPPQPQLRLAAADDTVALLTCLPAPERATLTFLLEHLSLVAHFSSCNRMTHQNLAVCFGPVLLKQSRGRGGPTGERWPGAVDFKRHVEALHYLLRSWPVPWERIPPVHGVADGRTQNGSWRLPEGEAAPVVVAAAAVPRRGRDGVGLPDSPPPVNRYAGDWSVCGRNLPSGREADYDEVAGSEDEEKEEGWLEGGSGGALHAEDAVDLDTVDLDAPFNCRLSLKDFDNLIGDLDRELAKHINICT
- the syde1 gene encoding rho GTPase-activating protein SYDE1 isoform X1, with translation MAQPLLKRTFSRLRGKERSHGKTEAPGRRRSGPPSPPATSKSRGAEPLSPPMTTKSGEAEPPSLGRVTKRQRWQGRAAPVASPDPVADGRSSSFGSDGWNGASVPRPPTMRPAAAVVVTDEPSVTRTYLQSLDRSSRNWVLSSGKSEALDEGRGSRPESGGGGDDDDDIWYNPIPEEGEASAQMGRSPGPAENVMRAVGKDDAPSGVDDSESQTAVPKRSGVMDRLRSPGTVRRLSLKMRKLPELGRKLSLRSSRAERGGQAAGGAAKSASEHNVLSRYHLDTSAPPTSPRGRSASKGGHLSDGDSPEVGDSGSFPLYRASETSRLCRRTTGLLTVHLVGLDHIGTTKESDGGRDIFLAIQIDGTTRARTSTLNFRGQGIPLNHTFRLELERARLLRVVVLMPGGPAFARLCPPLPALARALGVLVTHSSDPAAGSESDRPKNRICCLGGVAIPSLFEGSRCQRLCVQLEPKGLLYIKLSLREHRDAQCGDGGGGGGDPAAPSKVFGVELRHLMEEEGTTVPLLIQKTVADIERRGLKAVGLYRLCGSAAVKKELRDRFEADSSAVRLGEDLYPDVNVITGILKDYLRELPSSLITATLYQAVEEAASRPPQPQLRLAAADDTVALLTCLPAPERATLTFLLEHLSLVAHFSSCNRMTHQNLAVCFGPVLLKQSRGRGGPTGERWPGAVDFKRHVEALHYLLRSWPVPWERIPPVHGVADGRTQNGSWRLPEGEAAPVVVAAAAVPRRGRDGVGLPDSPPPVNRYAGDWSVCGRNLPSGREADYDEVAGSEDEEKEEGWLEGGSGGALHAEDAVDLDTVDLDAPFNCRLSLKDFDNLIGDLDRELAKHINICT
- the syde1 gene encoding rho GTPase-activating protein SYDE1 isoform X5 translates to MTTKSGEAEPPSLGRVTKRQRWQGRAAPVASPDPVADGRSSSFGSDGWNGASVPRPPTMRPAAAVVVTDEPSVTRTYLQSLDRSSRNWVLSSGKSEALDEGRGSRPESGGGGDDDDDIWYNPIPEEGEASAQMGRSPGPAENVMRAVGKDDAPSGVDDSESQTAVPKRSGVMDRLRSPGTVRRLSLKMRKLPELGRKLSLRSSRAERGGQAAGGAAKSASEHNVLSRYHLDTSAPPTSPRGRSASKGGHLSDGDSPEVGDSGSFPLYRASETSRLCRRTTGLLTVHLVGLDHIGTTKESDGGRDIFLAIQIDGTTRARTSTLNFRGQGIPLNHTFRLELERARLLRVVVLMPGGPAFARLCPPLPALARALGVLVTHSSDPAAGSESDRPKNRICCLGGVAIPSLFEGSRCQRLCVQLEPKGLLYIKLSLREHRDAQCGDGGGGGGDPAAPSKVFGVELRHLMEEEGTTVPLLIQKTVADIERRGLKAVGLYRLCGSAAVKKELRDRFEADSSAVRLGEDLYPDVNVITGILKDYLRELPSSLITATLYQAVEEAASRPPQPQLRLAAADDTVALLTCLPAPERATLTFLLEHLSLVAHFSSCNRMTHQNLAVCFGPVLLKQSRGRGGPTGERWPGAVDFKRHVEALHYLLRSWPVPWERIPPVHGVADGRTQNGSWRLPEGEAAPVVVAAAAVPRRGRDGVGLPDSPPPVNRYAGDWSVCGRNLPSGREADYDEVAGSEDEEKEEGWLEGGSGGALHAEDAVDLDTVDLDAPFNCRLSLKDFDNLIGDLDRELAKHINICT
- the syde1 gene encoding rho GTPase-activating protein SYDE1 isoform X4, which translates into the protein MAQPLLKRTFSRLRGKERSHGKTEAPGRRRSGPPSPPATSKSRGAEPLSPPMTTKSGEAEPPSLGRVTKRQRWQGRAAPVASPDPVADGRSSSFGSDGWNGASVPRPPTMRPAAAVVVTDEPSVTRTYLQSLDRSSRNWVLSSGKSEALDEGRGSRPESGGGGDDDDDIWYNPIPEEGEASAQMGRSPGPAENVMRAVGKDDAPSGVDDSESQTAVPKRSGVMDRLRSPGTVRRLSLKMRKLPELGRKLSLRSSRAERGGQAAGGAAKSASEHNVLSRYHLDTSAPPTSPRGRSASKGGHLSDGDSPEVGDSGSFPLYRASETSRLCRRTTGLLTVHLVGLDHIGTTKESDGGRDIFLAIQIDGTTRARTSTLNFRGQGIPLNHTFRLELERARLLRVVVLMPGGPAFARLCPPLPALARALGVLVTHSSDPAAGSESDRPKNRICCLGGVAIPSLFEGSRCQRLCVQLEPKGLLYIKLSLREHRDAQCGDGGGGGGDPAAPSKVFGVELRHLMEEEGTTVPLLIQKTVADIERRGLKAVGLYRLCGSAAVKKELRDRFEADSSAVRLGEDLYPDVNVITGRGGSRQPTTPAPTPARRRRRHRGAADLSAGTGEGHFDLPAGTPESGGPLQLLQQDDAPKPGRLLRPGAPQAEPGPRGPNGRALARRRGFQATRRGPALPPALVASALGTNPPGSWRRRRPDPKRILASPGGGGGTSGGGGGGGAASRARRRGPAGQSAPCQSLRRRLERLRAKPSVGTGSGLRRGGRQRRRREGRRLAGGRQRRRAPRRGRRGFGHRGFGRPVQLPAQP
- the syde1 gene encoding rho GTPase-activating protein SYDE1 isoform X2, whose translation is MAQPLLKRTFSRLRGKERSHGKTEAPGRRRSGPPSPPATSKSRGAEPLSPPMTTKSGEAEPPSLGRVTKRQRWQGRAAPVASPDPVADGRSSSFGSDGWNGASVPRPPTMRPAAAVVVTDEPSVTRTYLQSLDRSSRNWVLSSGKSEALDEGRGSRPESGGGGDDDDDIWYNPIPEEGEASAQMGRSPGPAENVMRAVGKDDAPSGVDDSESQTAVPKRSGVMDRLRSPGTVRRLSLKMRKLPELGRKLSLRSSRAERGGQAAGGAAKSASEHNVLSRYHLDTSAPPTSPRGRSASKGGHLSDGDSPEVGDSGSFPLYRASETSRLCRRTTGLLTVHLVGLDHIGTTKESDGGRDIFLAIQIDGTTRARTSTLNFRGQGIPLNHTFRLELERARLLRVVVLMPAAGSESDRPKNRICCLGGVAIPSLFEGSRCQRLCVQLEPKGLLYIKLSLREHRDAQCGDGGGGGGDPAAPSKVFGVELRHLMEEEGTTVPLLIQKTVADIERRGLKAVGLYRLCGSAAVKKELRDRFEADSSAVRLGEDLYPDVNVITGILKDYLRELPSSLITATLYQAVEEAASRPPQPQLRLAAADDTVALLTCLPAPERATLTFLLEHLSLVAHFSSCNRMTHQNLAVCFGPVLLKQSRGRGGPTGERWPGAVDFKRHVEALHYLLRSWPVPWERIPPVHGVADGRTQNGSWRLPEGEAAPVVVAAAAVPRRGRDGVGLPDSPPPVNRYAGDWSVCGRNLPSGREADYDEVAGSEDEEKEEGWLEGGSGGALHAEDAVDLDTVDLDAPFNCRLSLKDFDNLIGDLDRELAKHINICT